A single genomic interval of Leishmania panamensis strain MHOM/PA/94/PSC-1 chromosome 25 sequence harbors:
- a CDS encoding hypothetical protein (TriTrypDB/GeneDB-style sysID: LpmP.25.0810) has protein sequence MEWRSNVSAATDAVWPLGTPSPSFTRSIASPPATPVTENLSNPPAVASQLPSPRSTGSWSDKGDLFANGSTTGYICAACHRVLEPVQALLTQFNAGKLHVGASVVDLAVQHPLPYLRVELVRLLLTFRRWNWSMCAPVAVAASVGDVDVLASLLSVEELEPNLGFPLRVAVQCHRNDQVLPFLVSHHRINPNYGGAFYVAVVIGNTEAMHILGAAAQVNVNRFANGEGTSALLYALRQLLVCSAIVAAAQQPSSTTSSAPRHSRKPQRGITSSSSPLPSTAEKMVTASPLFAGKVGDGVNAHAKHQPLRLLSGNADSSGVTFSAGATASGGTPFPSVSSNMIGPLWQRDRPHFRNVSPVVTMDDEHDDITLPAHGEDKDETHSIALQQDTVAHPLLTAQHWWAVLLYLLDHPAIEVNIGFYITPLQMAVFAGNVEVVSLLLQHPHLRPNCLPKPASVLCASYSLLQRQTLSKDALRCVVATPVEMAVQLHQLEIFKLLVRDPRVRLPMQLTMNLERLAWDAEAIPYLTILAQHRVDWEGWGWRWRRLCVLIATAANCVIALCSWAVWCAWYDSLRPCGVGLLCMYGVQVIMGVFLVAWEAYVTQTASSAVQQPAPVLVAFVQYLVPPWPSAWQCGFSAVLLLCPGMVPLLDLLCAWILYKTHRDRRPLQTAAHPGGAEPEVPPQHRPADLADSSTNCARLPNVSRERIDGAWRQSVWLPTPHEWPGMSVVSSVSGHDSFKGVPCLASFSYKESFSRLRTAMARTRQQVVTDSGDQRRLHAVGGAPASATAESAVPTSAHPMTTSTVGHASVLDGEFASHRTSSIMTNSIIASSPVGHRNSWVVPGRPSRFAAPTEYHTPDLTLRALAYVTYDWLLVTPRLLLSAVAILMFLYMLFPSSLSTLPSPSTIMVRKTTTAKADEAIPPPFTTAARDGTTTHSISALHYYDRLLSATLTEAAAIAVETNPADLAHLTTMMILVGLCGLVASIVSGTVLLAMMTSLRTITTKSCFANSGDRNNAGGRSGRNGYILRHGKRNTPRRAVAKSTDSMR, from the coding sequence ATGGAGTGGCGTAGCAACGTCAGCGCGGCGACTGACGCTGTCTGGCCACTTGGgacgccctctccctccttcactcGCTCCATAGCATCACCGCCTGCCACGCCTGTGACGGAGAATCTATCTAATCCACCTGCGGTGGCGTCGCAGTTGCCTAGCCCCCGCTCCACAGGCAGCTGGAGTGACAAGGGCGATTTATTCGCCAATGGCTCCACGACCGGCTACATCTGTGCCGCCTGCCATCGCGTGCTCGAGCCCGTGCAGGCGTTGCTCACTCAGTTCAATGCGGGCAAGCTCCACGTCGGCGCCAGCGTGGTGGACTTGGCTGTGCAGCATCCCCTTCCGTACTTACGTGTGGAGCTGGTGCGACTCTTGCTGACGTTCCGGCGGTGGAACTGGTCCATGTGCGCGCCGGTGGCCGTTGCCGCCAGCGTGGGCGACGTGGATGTTCTGGCGAGTCTGCTCTCCGTGGAGGAGTTGGAGCCCAACCTGGGCTTTCCCCTGAGGGTCGCTGTGCAGTGCCATCGAAATGACCAGGTGCTACCCTTCTTGGTGTCTCATCACCGTATCAATCCCAATTATGGTGGTGCCTTCTATGTGGCCGTTGTCATCGGCAACACTGAGGCCATGCACAtcctcggcgctgctgcccaggTCAACGTGAACCGTTTTGCCAACGGCGAGGGCACATCAGCACTCTTATACGCactgcgccagctcctcgTGTGTAGTGCGatcgtggcagcagcgcagcagccatcGTCGACCACCTCTTCGGCACCACGACACAGCCGAAAGCCCCAACGAGGCAtcacgtcgtcgtcctcgcctctcccttctaCAGCGGAGAAGATGgtcaccgcctcccctctgTTTGCCGGTAAGGTCGGCGACGGCGTAAATGCGCACGCAAAGCACCAACCGCTCAGACTCTTATCTGGTAATGCCGATAGCAGCGGGGTGACATTCTCCGCTGGTGCAACAGCTTCTGGTGGTACCCCATTTCCATCGGTGTCGTCGAACATGATAGGGCCGCTATGGCAGCGTGACAGGCCGCACTTCAGGAACGTGTCGCCCGTGGTGACCATGGATGACGAGCACGACGACATTACGCTGCCGGCGCATGGAGAGGACAAAGATGAGACCCACAGCATCGCATTGCAACAGGACACCGTCGCTCATCCTCTgctgacggcgcagcactgGTGGGCCGTGCTGCTGTACCTGCTGGACCACCCCGCGATCGAAGTGAACATCGGCTTCTACATAACCCCGCTCCAGATGGCCGTGTTTGCCGGCAATGTCGAGGTTGTTTcactgctcctgcagcacccacATCTTCGACCTAACTGCTTGCCAAAGCCTGCCTCGGTCCTGTGCGCCTCGTACTCTCTAttgcagcggcagacgctCTCCAAGGACGCCCTGAGGTGCGTTGTTGCAACCCCCGTTGAGATGGCGGTACAACTGCATCAGCTGGAGATTTTCAAGCTGCTCGTCCGCGACCCGCGCGTTCGACTGCCCATGCAGCTCACCATGAACCTGGAGCGACTGGCGTGGGACGCGGAGGCGATTCCATACTTGACAATCCTCGCGCAACACCGTGTCGACTGGGAGGGATGGGGCTGGCGTTGGCGGCGCCTGTGTGTACTCATTGCCACCGCAGCTAACTGCGTCATCGCGCTCTGCAGCTGGGCCGTATGGTGTGCGTGGTATGATTCTCTGAGGCCGTGCGGAGTTGGGTTGCTGTGCATGTACGGGGTGCAGGTGATCATGGGCGTCTTCCTCGTTGCGTGGGAAGCCTATGTGACTCAAACCGCTTCATCTGCAGTACAGCAGCCGGCGCCCGTACTGGTGGCTTTTGTGCAGTACCTGGTGCCACCGTGGCCGAGTGCATGGCAATGCGGCTTCTCGGCAGTGCTGTTGCTCTGCCCTGGTATGGTGCCTCTCCTGGaccttctctgtgcgtggaTTTTATACAAGACCCATCGAGACCGACGACCTCTGCAAACGGCTGCGCACCCTGGTGGTGCTGAGCCAGAGGTGCCTCCACAACACCGCCCTGCTGATCTTGCTGACAGCTCCACCAACTGTGCGCGTTTGCCGAACGTCTCTCGGGAACGAATCGATGGCGCGTGGCGTCAGTCGGTGTggctccccaccccacatgAGTGGCCCGGCATGTCCGTCGTGTCGAGCGTCTCCGGCCACGACAGCTTCAAGGGTGTGCCATGCTTGGCGAGCTTCAGCTACAAGGAGAGCTTCTCTCGTCTTCGAACAGCAATGGCACGCACACGGCAGCAGGTGGTGACCGATAGCGGTGATCAGAGGCGGCTTCATGCTGTTGGCGGCGCACCAGCCTCGGCAACTGCGGAGAGTGCGGTGCCGACCTCAGCGCATCCAATGACAACGAGCACTGTTGGGCATGCCTCTGTCTTGGACGGCGAGTTCGCCTCCCATAGGACTTCGTCTATCATGACCAACAGCATCATCGCCTCATCGCCGGTTGGTCACCGCAATTCATGGGTAGTGCCAGGCCGTCCCTCTCGCTTCGCCGCCCCCACAGAGTACCACACCCCGGATCTGAcgctgcgtgcgctggcGTACGTGACGTACGATTGGCTGCTTGTCACGCCTCGATTGCTGCTCTCTGCCGTGGCCATCCTCATGTTCTTGTACATGCTCTTCCCCTCCAGCCTGTCAACCCTGCCCTCGCCATCGACTATAATGGTGAGGAAGACCACTACAGCGAAGGCGGATGAGGCGATCCCGCCTCCGTTTACTACCGCGGCCAGGgacggcaccaccacgcacTCCATCTCTGCTCTGCACTACTACGATCGCCTGCTCTCAGCGACGCTGACCGAAGCGGCTGCAATTGCAGTGGAGACGAACCCCGCCGATCTGGCGCATCTCACCACCATGATGATTCTGGTGGGTCTCTGCGGGCTGGTCGCGTCTATCGTGAGCGGCACGGTACTGCTTGCCATGATGACCTCACTGCGCACCATCACGACGAAGTCCTGCTTCGCGAATTCGGGCGACCGGAACAACGCTGGCGGCCGTAGCGGCCGCAACGGTTATATACTGCGCCACGGTAAACGGAATACGCCGCGTCGCGCCGTTGCCAAGTCCACCGACTCGATGAGGTAG
- a CDS encoding hypothetical protein (TriTrypDB/GeneDB-style sysID: LpmP.25.0800) translates to MGVASESLVSILCIEATYKTQQALNNALSVDAARNDGDNGVAVATEVLRKLPGTKLCVSPYTTIHSIRSFLQQQEAMASSSSSGRAGSDTRRQPNSKSLANAHFFAILRPPASSEDAKANETFLPLQNTSSLQDVLASALVLRCADDANVDVTEQTLPLVYMRECQYGLSAGDFLLCALCAGLCGCCIGLCASGVATATTGSRHRKEQKKQDYQQQQYPAQQYSAQQYPAQQYPAQQYYGNTLAPPPYQDNYQGNAPGGQPYSYGAPPQQHQGNYPTAQPEYYNYSGRPEYEQPQQAQNPPAQYYYSPPPGEQSGGKYQNSSNTGCAAPL, encoded by the coding sequence ATGGGAGTTGCCAGTGAATCACTTGTCTCTATCCTATGCATAGAGGCGACCTACAAGACGCAGCAAGCGCTCAATAATGCTCTCTCCGTGGATGCAGCCcgcaacgacggcgacaacggcgtcgcggtggcgacagagGTACTGCGCAAGCTCCCTGGCACAAAGCTATGCGTGTCACCCTACACAACCATCCACTCTATCCGGTCTTTCTTGCAACAGCAGGAAGCcatggcgtcgtcgtcctcgagCGGTCGCGCGGGTTCGGATACTAGGCGACAGCCGAACAGCAAATCGCTGGCCAACGCTCATTTCTTCGCCATTCTCAGGCCACCAGCCTCCTCGGAGGATGCGAAAGCCAATGAgactttccttcctctccagAACACCTCGAGCCTTCAGGATGTTCTCGCCTCCGCCCTCGTACTACGGTGCGCCGATGATGCCAACGTGGACGTGACTGAGCAGACATTGCCTCTGGTATACATGCGCGAGTGCCAGTACGGATTAAGCGCCGGCGacttccttctctgtgcgctCTGCGCCGGACTCTGCGGTTGCTGTATTGGTTTGTGCGCCTCCGGTGTTGCGACCGCGACTACGGGGAGTAGGCACCGCAAAGAGCAAAAAAAGCAAGAttatcagcagcagcagtatcCAGCGCAGCAGTATTCAGCGCAGCAGTATCCAGCGCAGCAGTATCCAGCGCAGCAGTACTACGGCAACACCCTAGCTCCACCACCGTATCAGGACAACTACCAGGGCAACGCGCCCGGCGGTCAGCCGTACTCCTACGGCGCccccccgcagcagcaccagggcAACTACCCGACTGCGCAGCCGGAGTACTACAACTACAGCGGAAGGCCCGAGTACGAGCAGCCGCAACAGGCGCAGAACCCGCCCGCTCAATACTACtactcaccgccgccgggtGAGCAGTCCGGTGGCAAATACCAGAACTCATCGAACACGGGTTGCGCGGCGCCACTGTGA
- a CDS encoding hypothetical protein (TriTrypDB/GeneDB-style sysID: LpmP.25.0820), with the protein MLNRPTLLSVSRRLAVPRGSHVGTRIVSALDQRLQPALRTRTSCASFSVSSLVAASRRWCSTGSLSSNASNPRHSQVKTPSTDPSAVASTSLAAHHDATASATSVEEQLKMLSPEDQEHIIAALNAPENEKSSVMGGTGIGPANGDMVAAFTCGPCDYRMVKRFSKHAYTKGIVIVECPNCRSKHLLADNLGWMEDTATNIEDILKAKGESFVRIGETEGDYQVVADPAVGASSP; encoded by the coding sequence ATGCTCAATCGCCCCACACTTCTCTCCGTGTCGAGGCGCCTGGCGGTGCCCCGCGGCTCGCACGTCGGCACCCGTATTGTCAGTGCTCTGGACCAAAGATTGCAGCCAGCGCTGCGGACGCGGACGTCTTGCGCATCCTTTTCCGTGTCGTCTTTGGTTGCCGCTTCCCGCCGCTGGTGCTCAACTGGGTCGTTGTCCAGTAACGCTTCAAACCCCCGCCATTCACAGGTAAAGACACCGTCGACGGACCCATCAGCCGTAGCGTCCACTAGCCTCGCTGCACACCACGatgccaccgcctctgccacatcagtggaggagcagctcaagATGCTCTCTCCGGAAGACCAAGAGCACATTATTGCCGCCTTGAACGCACCGGAGAATGAGAAGAGCTCCGTCATGGGCGGCACAGGTATCGGCCCGGCTAATGGTGACATGGTGGCAGCTTTTACCTGCGGTCCGTGTGACTACCGCATGGTCAAGCGCTTCAGCAAGCATGCCTATACCAAGGGCATTGTCATTGTAGAGTGCCCCAACTGCCGCTCGAAGCACCTGCTGGCCGACAACCTTGGCTGGATGGAAGACACGGCCACCAACATCGAGGACATCTTGAAGGCTAAGGGCGAGAGCTTCGTCCGCATTGGGGAAACAGAGGGCGACTaccaggtggtggcggacCCAGCAGTGGGTGCATCCTCTCCGTGA